The proteins below come from a single Mesobacillus jeotgali genomic window:
- a CDS encoding purine/pyrimidine permease gives MKTLLSAIQWMAFIIAGSIVAPIAIADLFQLNDLETTGLVQRTMFVLGISSLLQALFGHRMPINEGPAGLWWGVFTIYAGLSTTLFASSMETLQALEGAMIISGIVFFLLSLFKLIDRLAVLFTPVVSGIYLLLLVMQLSGSFLNGMAGLGGGQSEVSLQIAFFSFTLVGITFYLTRHHIKWISQYAILISLGAGWALFEIFDLGNAYERYTGATIALPEVFAFGRPVFDSGLIVTSIFITFLLITNMLASIRVTGQVLKDMGSDINDFRYRASGFTAGINQLLGGVFSAIGSVPISGAAGFISTTGITRILPFIISSLLIVLASMLPHVMSLFAALPAPVGYSVTFVIFVNMAGIAFSEFDRENDKKRIRVVIGTSLLAGVGAMFIPGEAFRNIPPVLVSILNNGLILGTLIAVAVDQFTLHQEKRIDKAS, from the coding sequence ATGAAAACATTATTATCAGCCATACAGTGGATGGCGTTTATCATTGCTGGTTCAATCGTTGCACCGATTGCGATAGCTGATTTATTTCAATTGAATGATTTAGAGACGACAGGACTTGTTCAAAGGACAATGTTTGTTTTGGGCATTTCAAGTCTGCTGCAGGCCTTGTTCGGGCATCGTATGCCAATTAATGAGGGGCCTGCCGGACTATGGTGGGGTGTTTTTACTATATATGCAGGATTGAGCACGACACTGTTTGCCTCCAGCATGGAAACGCTGCAGGCTTTAGAAGGAGCCATGATTATCAGCGGTATTGTATTCTTCCTATTAAGTTTATTTAAACTTATCGATAGACTGGCTGTGTTATTCACACCTGTAGTCAGCGGAATATACTTACTATTGCTTGTCATGCAGCTCAGCGGATCCTTCCTGAATGGAATGGCAGGTCTTGGCGGAGGACAAAGCGAAGTCAGTCTTCAGATTGCGTTCTTCAGCTTTACTCTGGTTGGGATCACATTCTATCTGACAAGGCATCATATTAAGTGGATCAGCCAATATGCCATTTTGATCAGCTTGGGCGCTGGATGGGCGCTTTTTGAAATTTTTGACCTAGGAAATGCATACGAACGATACACTGGAGCAACGATCGCACTTCCGGAAGTTTTCGCATTCGGCAGGCCTGTTTTCGATTCCGGTTTAATTGTAACTTCTATTTTTATAACGTTCCTGTTGATCACCAATATGTTAGCTAGCATAAGGGTTACCGGACAAGTTTTAAAAGATATGGGGTCAGACATTAATGATTTCCGCTATCGTGCCAGCGGTTTTACAGCCGGAATCAATCAGCTGCTTGGAGGAGTGTTCTCGGCGATTGGGTCTGTTCCAATCTCTGGGGCAGCAGGATTTATTTCTACTACTGGTATTACAAGGATCCTGCCTTTTATCATAAGTTCATTGTTGATCGTCCTTGCAAGCATGCTGCCACATGTAATGTCCTTGTTTGCGGCACTCCCTGCACCTGTAGGTTACTCCGTTACTTTCGTTATATTTGTAAATATGGCCGGGATCGCATTCTCGGAATTTGATCGTGAGAACGATAAAAAAAGGATTCGGGTCGTTATTGGGACCTCCCTTCTGGCCGGTGTAGGGGCAATGTTCATTCCGGGCGAGGCTTTTCGCAATATCCCGCCTGTCCTGGTTTCAATCCTTAATAATGGTTTAATTCTTGGCACGCTGATTGCTGTAGCCGTGGACCAGTTCACACTACACCAGGAAAAGAGAATTGATAAGGCAAGTTGA
- a CDS encoding sugar diacid recognition domain-containing protein, with product MELLNKELAQEIVDRTMGIIGKNINIMDNQGVIIGSGDPKRIDDVHEGAVIVIKQGTGFEITEEEAIRLHGVRPGINLPIFFDGKIMGVIGITGSPDEIRSFGELVRMAAELSLQQAVLMNEIQWDERLKEELVSQIIHSEGKHDSLFLERAMRLGIDFELARTAIVIMTSDRKKTFGYLKSRLQKDDLILMQHDNIVVLKVVPRDDIDHYIRKITEAWLKGLKENDNIQVKIGVGQYHEGLSGIKDSYREAVLTLNSGLKLIPQHGIYLYEDYYLPVFLLSAAEKGLTEELQPFYKNLKEKDLKGELTESLRALIETNSDMNKASQKLFVHRNTLRYRLDKITEITGKDPRKTTDLLHLYLSFLINELE from the coding sequence ATGGAGTTATTAAACAAAGAGCTGGCTCAAGAAATCGTAGACAGGACGATGGGGATCATCGGAAAGAATATCAATATAATGGATAACCAGGGCGTAATCATTGGATCAGGTGACCCAAAGAGAATAGATGATGTCCATGAGGGCGCGGTCATCGTAATCAAACAAGGCACGGGTTTTGAAATAACCGAAGAGGAGGCAATAAGGCTCCATGGAGTCCGTCCAGGAATAAACCTGCCCATCTTTTTCGATGGCAAAATCATGGGTGTTATTGGTATAACTGGTTCCCCGGATGAAATAAGGAGTTTCGGTGAACTCGTTCGTATGGCTGCTGAGCTTAGCCTTCAGCAAGCGGTTTTGATGAATGAAATCCAATGGGATGAAAGACTGAAAGAGGAGCTCGTTAGCCAAATCATCCATTCTGAAGGCAAGCATGACTCGCTTTTTCTTGAAAGAGCGATGCGCCTGGGTATTGATTTTGAATTAGCGAGGACAGCGATTGTCATTATGACTTCTGACAGAAAGAAAACATTTGGCTATTTAAAAAGCCGGCTGCAAAAAGATGATTTAATTTTGATGCAGCATGACAATATCGTTGTTTTAAAAGTGGTTCCTCGAGACGATATAGATCATTACATTAGAAAAATAACAGAAGCATGGCTTAAAGGTTTGAAAGAGAATGATAATATTCAAGTGAAAATCGGTGTTGGTCAATACCATGAAGGATTATCAGGGATCAAAGATTCCTACAGGGAGGCGGTCCTCACACTGAATTCAGGGTTGAAATTGATCCCCCAGCATGGGATTTACTTGTATGAAGATTATTACCTCCCAGTATTTCTTTTAAGTGCTGCTGAAAAAGGTCTGACGGAAGAGTTGCAGCCGTTCTATAAAAATTTAAAAGAAAAGGATTTAAAGGGGGAGCTGACTGAATCTTTAAGGGCACTCATCGAAACAAACAGCGACATGAATAAAGCTTCACAGAAGTTATTTGTTCACAGGAACACGCTTCGATACCGCCTTGATAAAATCACGGAAATAACAGGAAAGGATCCACGTAAAACGACTGATCTGCTTCACCTGTATTTGTCGTTTCTTATTAATGAGCTGGAATGA
- the helD gene encoding RNA polymerase recycling motor HelD: MEEKQLKDLEMEQGRVDSIIVEIDKKAEKWNESSSDVGSDALQIRKTFWEDVTVNFDEADDVAETFTSIKQQAALLSERERTQSQMIKQLQTLSRLRFSPYFGRVDFKEDGENESERIYLGIATLMDEKEENFLIYDWRAPISGLYYDYSPGPAQYKTETEIIEGSMELKRQFVIKGGKIKAMFETGVTIGDEMLQEVLGNNADTQMKTIVATIQKEQNQIIRNDSSSLVIVQGVAGSGKTSAAMQRVAYLLYKYRNIITSENIMLFSPNPLFNSYVATVLPELGEENMQQATFQEYLSNRFGSDYQLEDSFEQMEFLLEAEKNESYFDRIESIRFKASLEFKELLDQYTGKLARGTLVFKTLGLNKRAIISKKDIAAYYDSLDSNISIPNRVQLVKEWLLKELKKKAKAELSQEWVEKEIQFLEKEDYLEAFKQSQQKQGGSHDTFHDYDREQRWLSDLVVKRRFKPLFNAVKKLKFINIRAIYMNFFKDEQLKTASMPKNWSVSCEQAISNLENRYIAYEDATPFLYLQDLIEGRKSNTSIRHVFIDEAQDYTPFQFAYIKMLFPYSKMTLLGDINQAIYSGPTGAPTILAESALEFGEKEVYRLTKTYRSTKQIVDFTRQFIEGGDMIEPFNRTGPKPVIVQSREDSDHILKTNEIISNLQKSGHKNIAVICKTARESKAAFDEVKKVYDARLIEKGTLTFENGVNVVPTYLAKGIEFDAVIIYDSSSYTRAEERKLLYTACTRAMHELYVLSKGRLSPLLEQVDEQLYNLI, translated from the coding sequence GTGGAAGAGAAGCAGCTTAAAGATTTAGAAATGGAACAGGGACGTGTTGATTCCATTATTGTGGAAATTGATAAAAAAGCAGAAAAATGGAATGAGAGTTCAAGTGATGTAGGCTCAGATGCTCTTCAAATCAGAAAAACCTTCTGGGAGGATGTTACGGTTAACTTCGATGAAGCTGATGATGTAGCGGAAACTTTCACGAGTATTAAGCAGCAGGCCGCACTCTTATCAGAACGTGAGCGGACACAATCTCAAATGATCAAGCAGCTGCAAACATTATCACGCCTAAGGTTTTCTCCTTACTTCGGCAGAGTCGATTTTAAAGAAGATGGGGAAAACGAATCTGAGAGAATATACTTGGGGATTGCAACCCTAATGGATGAAAAGGAAGAAAACTTCCTGATCTATGACTGGAGAGCGCCGATTTCGGGTCTTTATTACGACTATTCCCCCGGCCCTGCACAATATAAAACAGAAACAGAAATTATTGAAGGATCAATGGAGTTAAAACGCCAGTTCGTTATTAAAGGCGGCAAAATCAAAGCAATGTTTGAAACCGGGGTAACAATTGGTGACGAAATGCTTCAGGAAGTCCTGGGCAATAATGCCGATACTCAGATGAAAACGATTGTGGCAACGATCCAGAAGGAACAGAACCAAATCATCCGCAATGACTCAAGCAGCCTTGTTATTGTCCAGGGTGTGGCCGGGAGCGGCAAAACTTCTGCAGCCATGCAGCGGGTTGCTTATTTACTATACAAGTACAGGAATATCATTACATCAGAAAATATTATGTTATTCTCACCAAATCCGCTTTTCAATAGCTATGTTGCAACGGTATTGCCCGAGCTTGGCGAGGAAAATATGCAGCAGGCTACCTTCCAGGAATATCTTTCCAATCGTTTTGGCTCGGACTATCAACTTGAAGATTCTTTTGAGCAGATGGAATTCCTTCTTGAAGCAGAAAAAAATGAAAGTTATTTTGACAGGATTGAAAGCATCCGCTTTAAGGCAAGTTTGGAATTTAAAGAATTATTGGACCAGTACACCGGGAAGCTTGCCAGGGGGACACTTGTTTTTAAGACTTTAGGGCTAAATAAACGGGCGATCATATCTAAGAAGGATATAGCTGCTTACTATGACTCACTCGACAGCAATATCTCAATTCCGAATAGAGTTCAGCTTGTTAAGGAATGGCTGCTAAAAGAACTTAAGAAAAAAGCAAAAGCCGAATTGTCCCAGGAATGGGTGGAAAAAGAGATTCAATTCCTTGAAAAGGAAGATTATTTGGAGGCCTTCAAACAAAGTCAGCAAAAACAGGGAGGATCTCATGATACCTTCCACGATTATGATCGTGAGCAGCGGTGGCTGTCAGACTTGGTAGTCAAAAGACGTTTCAAGCCATTGTTCAATGCGGTAAAAAAATTGAAATTCATTAATATCAGAGCTATTTACATGAATTTCTTCAAGGATGAACAGCTGAAAACTGCCTCAATGCCTAAAAATTGGAGTGTCTCTTGTGAACAAGCCATCAGTAATTTGGAAAATAGATATATAGCATATGAAGACGCGACTCCTTTTCTGTACCTTCAAGACTTGATTGAAGGAAGGAAATCAAATACTTCGATACGCCACGTGTTCATTGATGAAGCACAGGATTACACCCCTTTCCAGTTTGCTTATATAAAAATGCTGTTTCCATACAGCAAGATGACTTTGTTAGGGGATATTAACCAGGCGATTTACTCGGGACCAACAGGCGCACCCACTATTCTTGCGGAATCGGCCCTTGAATTTGGGGAAAAGGAAGTTTACAGGCTTACGAAGACATACCGATCAACGAAACAAATTGTTGATTTTACCCGCCAATTTATCGAGGGCGGAGATATGATTGAACCTTTCAATCGTACGGGGCCAAAGCCGGTTATCGTTCAAAGCCGTGAAGACAGCGATCATATTCTTAAGACAAATGAAATTATTTCCAATTTACAGAAATCCGGACATAAAAATATCGCGGTTATTTGCAAAACTGCCAGAGAGAGCAAAGCAGCTTTCGATGAAGTCAAAAAAGTGTATGATGCAAGATTGATTGAAAAAGGCACATTGACGTTTGAGAATGGTGTCAATGTTGTACCGACATACCTGGCAAAAGGGATTGAATTCGACGCTGTGATCATCTATGATTCATCTTCCTATACCAGGGCTGAAGAAAGGAAGTTGTTATATACCGCCTGTACAAGGGCCATGCATGAGCTGTATGTCCTTTCTAAAGGAAGACTAAGTCCGCTGCTAGAACAGGTTGATGAACAACTCTATAATCTGATTTGA
- a CDS encoding CoA-binding protein: MAIKNPSREEIGQILKKAKRIAVVGLSDNPQRTSYMVSQAMQAAGYEIIPVNPTVDEVLGVKAVKTLKEIEGHVDIVNVFRRSEYLMEVAEEFAEIDADVYWAQLGLEDVEAYNFLREKGYTVIMDRCIKVEHALTK, translated from the coding sequence ATGGCAATTAAAAATCCAAGCCGCGAAGAAATAGGCCAAATCCTTAAGAAGGCAAAAAGGATTGCAGTTGTTGGATTGAGCGATAATCCACAGCGGACTTCCTATATGGTGTCACAGGCAATGCAGGCAGCAGGCTATGAAATCATCCCTGTCAATCCTACTGTTGATGAGGTTCTTGGAGTTAAAGCTGTTAAAACGCTTAAAGAAATCGAAGGACACGTGGATATTGTCAATGTGTTCCGCCGGTCAGAGTATTTGATGGAGGTTGCAGAAGAGTTCGCCGAAATCGATGCGGATGTTTACTGGGCGCAGCTAGGTCTTGAAGACGTGGAGGCCTATAACTTCCTAAGAGAAAAAGGGTATACCGTGATCATGGACAGATGCATTAAGGTAGAGCATGCTTTAACGAAATAA
- a CDS encoding GntP family permease: MDIQVSAFGAVVALVVAIFLILKKVSPAYGMITGALVGGLVGGVDVTNTVALMMEGAKGIIPAVLRILAAGVLAGVLIESGAAAVIAETIVKKVGETRALLALAIATMILTTVGVFVDVAVITVAPIALAIANKAGISKTAILLAMIGGGKAGNIMSPNPNAIAAADAFQIPLTSVMAAGIIPAVFGLTVTYLLAKKLVNKGSIVTAQESETTVKGKLPAVVPAIVAPLVTIILLALRPLFDINIDPMIALPAGGIAGALAMGRIRHINDYAVAGLGKMSGVAIMLLGTGTLAGIIANSGLKDVLINSLDALGLPAFVLAPVSGIFMSAATASTTAGTAVASQVFGTTILEMGVTALAGAAMVHAGATVLDHLPHGSFFHATGGSVNMEIKERLKLIPYETAVGLTLAIVSTLIFGIFKFFG; this comes from the coding sequence GTGGATATTCAAGTAAGCGCTTTCGGCGCTGTTGTAGCACTAGTAGTAGCTATCTTCCTTATTTTAAAGAAAGTTTCACCAGCATATGGAATGATCACCGGTGCCCTGGTCGGAGGTCTTGTAGGCGGTGTTGATGTCACAAACACAGTTGCCTTAATGATGGAAGGGGCGAAGGGAATCATTCCTGCTGTGTTAAGAATCCTTGCTGCCGGTGTGCTTGCGGGTGTCCTGATCGAATCAGGTGCTGCAGCGGTCATCGCCGAAACAATTGTTAAGAAGGTCGGGGAGACACGAGCGTTGCTTGCATTGGCCATCGCGACAATGATTTTGACTACTGTTGGGGTATTTGTTGATGTTGCGGTTATCACTGTTGCGCCTATCGCATTGGCAATTGCCAATAAAGCGGGTATTTCCAAAACAGCTATCCTGCTTGCGATGATTGGCGGCGGTAAGGCTGGAAATATTATGTCACCGAATCCCAATGCAATAGCTGCAGCGGATGCGTTCCAAATCCCATTGACTTCTGTGATGGCTGCTGGAATCATTCCTGCTGTTTTCGGATTGACCGTAACGTATCTTTTAGCAAAGAAGCTAGTGAATAAAGGCTCTATCGTTACAGCTCAAGAAAGTGAAACAACAGTTAAAGGGAAACTTCCGGCAGTAGTCCCAGCGATTGTCGCACCATTAGTAACAATCATTCTGCTTGCTCTGAGACCTTTGTTTGATATTAACATCGACCCTATGATCGCCCTGCCTGCAGGGGGAATCGCCGGAGCACTTGCCATGGGCCGAATCAGGCATATCAATGACTATGCGGTTGCTGGTCTCGGTAAAATGTCAGGTGTAGCTATTATGCTCCTTGGTACAGGTACACTTGCGGGAATCATCGCTAATTCTGGGTTAAAGGACGTTTTGATTAACAGCCTGGATGCACTTGGTCTTCCAGCATTCGTCCTGGCGCCAGTATCGGGTATTTTCATGTCCGCTGCTACTGCTTCAACAACTGCGGGAACAGCAGTTGCTTCCCAGGTGTTCGGAACAACCATTTTGGAAATGGGTGTCACTGCTTTAGCCGGTGCTGCCATGGTTCACGCTGGTGCAACTGTGCTTGACCACCTGCCACACGGAAGCTTCTTCCATGCAACTGGCGGAAGTGTCAACATGGAAATCAAGGAACGATTAAAGTTGATTCCTTACGAAACAGCAGTCGGTTTAACACTGGCGATCGTATCGACACTAATCTTTGGCATCTTCAAGTTTTTCGGATAA
- a CDS encoding glycerate kinase, with translation MKIVIAPDSFKESLTALEAAQAIENGMKKILPEASFVKVPMADGGEGTVQSLVDATCGKIITKTVTGPLGTPVDAFFGISGDEKTAVIEMAAASGLHLVPPGERNPLVTTTRGTGELIAAALDYGVEHIIIGIGGSATNDGGAGMARALGIMLLDSDGNEIGEGGGALDSLASVNMDGIDKRLETVKIDVACDVDNPLTGLSGASHIFGPQKGAIPEMVEVLDNNLHHFAEIIRTDLGKDIEHVSGAGAAGGLGGGLMAFLSAELKRGVDIVLEATSLETQLADADFVITGEGKIDGQTIFGKTPIGVAKTAKRHNVPVIAIAGNVASDSEVVHEHGIDAVFSIVPGVISLDDAFKNAHTYVERIAANIASVIKLSK, from the coding sequence ATGAAAATCGTTATTGCGCCAGATTCTTTTAAAGAGAGCCTTACAGCGCTTGAGGCTGCCCAAGCGATCGAGAATGGAATGAAAAAAATTCTTCCTGAAGCAAGTTTCGTAAAAGTACCTATGGCAGACGGAGGCGAGGGAACTGTTCAATCCCTTGTAGACGCTACTTGCGGGAAAATAATCACGAAAACAGTAACAGGACCGCTCGGTACTCCGGTTGATGCGTTTTTTGGTATATCCGGTGACGAAAAGACCGCAGTCATAGAGATGGCCGCGGCCTCAGGACTCCATCTTGTGCCTCCCGGAGAACGAAACCCGCTGGTTACTACGACCCGGGGAACAGGCGAATTGATTGCTGCGGCTCTGGATTATGGTGTTGAACATATCATCATTGGAATTGGCGGAAGTGCCACTAATGATGGCGGTGCCGGCATGGCAAGAGCCCTTGGAATCATGCTTCTGGATTCGGATGGAAATGAAATTGGCGAGGGTGGAGGAGCTTTAGATTCTCTTGCCTCAGTTAATATGGATGGAATTGATAAGCGATTGGAAACAGTAAAAATCGATGTTGCCTGCGACGTCGATAATCCGTTAACAGGCTTGAGCGGCGCATCACATATATTTGGACCCCAAAAAGGTGCAATACCTGAGATGGTTGAAGTATTGGACAACAACCTTCACCATTTCGCTGAAATCATCCGTACCGACCTTGGCAAGGATATCGAACATGTTTCAGGAGCCGGAGCTGCAGGGGGACTTGGCGGCGGGTTGATGGCATTCCTGTCAGCCGAGTTAAAAAGAGGAGTTGACATTGTACTTGAGGCCACCAGTCTTGAAACTCAGTTGGCAGATGCCGATTTTGTCATTACTGGTGAAGGCAAGATTGATGGACAGACAATTTTCGGGAAAACTCCTATTGGCGTGGCCAAGACAGCGAAACGGCACAATGTACCTGTCATTGCCATCGCAGGAAATGTAGCCTCGGACAGTGAGGTTGTCCACGAGCATGGGATCGACGCTGTGTTCAGCATAGTACCAGGTGTTATTTCTTTGGATGATGCATTTAAAAACGCTCACACATATGTCGAAAGAATTGCAGCAAATATCGCATCCGTAATCAAACTAAGCAAATAA
- a CDS encoding S8 family peptidase, whose translation MRRTKVFILGLSFILLLALTAGGVFRIDDSQTGHGARTQSSGQQIMLTESMAKVNNVKMGEEVKNQLDTQEEVTLIFHNKKDTSHYYDHEATVDFVNEPSAEELDEITRDIKGWVIKHLNSIYIFRSTVMETPEMIQYFNQRKNIEYAEPNFILMQNEVNGPNDLLYQEKYQWNLPVIGTEQGWKVTRGNEDIEIAIVDTGVDLDHPDLRNRLVKGYNVIDEKSEPDDDNGHGTHVAGIIASETNNNEGVAGMTWFSKIMPIKAMGAKGYGTTFDIAKGIVWAVDHGADVINLSLGNYQPSKVLEESVRYAYKKNVVMVSAAGNDGSDQPTYPSAYPEVLSVSAVDYNGNKASFSNYGDYIDIAAPGVYIPSTYFNHQYAALSGTSMAAPHVAGLAALIKSANPDLSSSQVTRIIKNSAIDLGEQGKDRNYGNGLIDVNSALQEAGREKPSLSKREKSLFDWLR comes from the coding sequence ATGAGAAGAACGAAGGTGTTCATTCTTGGATTGTCATTCATCCTTCTTCTGGCCCTTACTGCCGGCGGGGTGTTCAGGATCGACGATAGTCAAACAGGGCATGGAGCACGAACCCAATCCTCGGGACAGCAAATTATGTTGACAGAGTCTATGGCAAAAGTTAATAACGTGAAGATGGGTGAGGAAGTCAAGAATCAACTCGATACACAAGAAGAAGTTACACTAATTTTTCATAACAAAAAGGATACAAGCCACTATTATGACCATGAAGCAACAGTTGACTTTGTCAACGAACCCAGTGCAGAGGAATTAGACGAAATTACACGTGATATTAAAGGCTGGGTAATCAAGCATTTGAACTCAATTTATATTTTCAGGTCAACGGTGATGGAAACGCCTGAAATGATTCAGTACTTTAACCAGAGAAAAAACATTGAATATGCTGAGCCCAATTTTATCTTGATGCAAAATGAAGTGAACGGTCCCAATGACCTGCTCTACCAGGAAAAATATCAATGGAATTTGCCAGTCATAGGTACTGAACAAGGTTGGAAGGTAACTCGCGGAAATGAAGATATTGAAATAGCGATCGTCGATACAGGTGTTGATTTGGACCATCCAGATTTAAGGAACCGCCTTGTTAAAGGCTATAACGTGATTGATGAAAAATCTGAACCGGATGATGACAACGGGCATGGAACCCATGTAGCAGGAATAATTGCTTCAGAAACGAACAATAACGAAGGTGTGGCCGGCATGACTTGGTTCAGTAAAATCATGCCCATAAAAGCAATGGGAGCAAAAGGCTATGGCACAACATTCGATATCGCTAAAGGGATCGTCTGGGCTGTCGACCATGGCGCGGATGTCATCAATCTTAGCCTCGGCAATTACCAGCCTTCAAAAGTTCTTGAAGAATCTGTACGTTATGCCTATAAGAAAAATGTGGTCATGGTTTCTGCAGCTGGCAATGATGGTTCAGACCAGCCGACATACCCTTCTGCATATCCAGAAGTATTGAGTGTCTCTGCCGTAGATTATAATGGGAACAAAGCAAGCTTTTCAAACTACGGGGACTATATTGATATTGCCGCTCCGGGTGTTTATATTCCCAGCACTTATTTTAACCATCAATATGCAGCCCTTTCCGGGACATCAATGGCTGCACCGCATGTCGCTGGCCTTGCTGCTTTAATTAAATCTGCCAACCCAGACTTAAGCAGCTCTCAAGTGACTAGGATCATAAAGAATTCCGCGATCGATCTTGGGGAGCAAGGGAAAGATCGTAACTATGGCAATGGCTTAATCGATGTGAATTCAGCCCTGCAGGAAGCGGGCAGAGAAAAACCAAGCCTCAGCAAACGAGAGAAGTCGCTGTTTGACTGGCTCAGATAA
- the parE gene encoding DNA topoisomerase IV subunit B: MARNQQAFDYNDDAIQVLEGLEAVRKRPGMYIGSTDTRGLHHLVYEIVDNSVDEALGGYGNQIIVKIHKDNSVSVQDKGRGMPTGMHKLGKPTPEVILTVLHAGGKFGQGGYKTSGGLHGVGASVVNALSEWLVVTIKRDGFVYEQRFENGGKPVTTLEKIGKTNQSGTTIHFKPDPEIFSTLTYNYDTLSERLRESAFLLKGLKIELVDERNDVKDVFHFETGIQAFVEYLNEEKDVMHPVVSFEGDNSQIEVEFAFQFNDGYSENVLSFVNNVRTKDGGTHEAGAKTAMTRVFNEYARKVGLLKEKDKNLEGADIREGLAGIVSVRIPEELLQFEGQTKGKLGTSEARSAVDSVVSEHLSYFLEENPDISTLLIRKSIKAYQAREAARKAREDARSGKKRKRSDAMLSGKLTPAQSKNPAKNELYLVEGDSAGGSAKQGRDRKFQAVLPLRGKVINTEKAKLQDIFKNEEINTIIHAIGAGVGSDFNVEDINYDKIVIMTDADTDGAHIQVLLLTFFYRYMKPLIEAGKVFIALPPLYKVSKGTGKKEVIEYAWSDEELKDAMKKVGKGYIIQRYKGLGEMNADQLWETTMDPETRTLIRVRIDDAARAERRVTTLMGDKVEPRRKWIESNVAFGLEEDGNILENENISVTEEVAGE, from the coding sequence GTGGCAAGAAATCAGCAAGCTTTTGATTATAATGATGATGCCATACAGGTGCTTGAAGGCCTTGAAGCGGTGCGCAAAAGGCCGGGTATGTATATCGGCAGCACGGATACACGAGGGCTTCATCACCTCGTATATGAAATCGTTGATAACTCTGTAGACGAAGCACTTGGCGGCTACGGTAATCAGATCATTGTCAAAATCCATAAAGATAATTCAGTCAGTGTCCAGGATAAAGGCCGAGGCATGCCTACAGGAATGCACAAGCTTGGAAAACCGACTCCGGAGGTTATCCTAACTGTCCTGCACGCAGGCGGTAAATTTGGGCAGGGTGGATATAAAACGAGCGGCGGCCTTCATGGTGTAGGTGCCTCCGTTGTAAACGCATTATCAGAATGGCTAGTTGTAACCATAAAACGTGATGGCTTCGTCTATGAACAGCGTTTTGAAAATGGCGGCAAACCAGTGACGACGCTCGAAAAGATCGGAAAAACCAACCAGTCTGGCACGACAATCCACTTTAAACCAGACCCTGAAATTTTCTCCACATTAACATATAACTACGATACCCTCTCTGAGCGTCTTAGAGAGTCTGCCTTTTTGTTAAAAGGTTTGAAAATAGAGTTAGTTGATGAACGCAATGATGTGAAGGATGTCTTCCATTTTGAGACTGGAATCCAGGCGTTTGTTGAATATCTGAACGAAGAAAAAGATGTGATGCATCCAGTTGTCAGTTTCGAGGGTGACAACAGTCAAATAGAAGTTGAGTTTGCCTTCCAATTTAACGATGGGTACTCTGAGAATGTGCTCTCATTCGTCAACAATGTCCGGACAAAAGATGGCGGTACACATGAAGCAGGTGCCAAAACAGCGATGACGAGGGTATTCAATGAATATGCCCGCAAGGTTGGCTTGCTAAAGGAGAAGGACAAAAACCTTGAAGGTGCTGATATTCGGGAAGGATTGGCCGGAATTGTCTCCGTGCGAATTCCTGAAGAGCTGCTGCAATTTGAAGGCCAGACAAAGGGAAAGCTCGGGACAAGCGAAGCTAGATCAGCTGTCGACTCCGTGGTATCCGAGCATTTATCTTATTTTCTTGAGGAAAATCCTGATATCAGTACATTGCTGATCCGGAAGTCCATCAAGGCTTATCAGGCACGTGAAGCTGCCCGAAAAGCGCGCGAGGATGCAAGAAGCGGGAAGAAGAGAAAGAGGTCAGATGCAATGTTGTCTGGCAAACTGACGCCAGCACAATCCAAAAACCCTGCAAAAAATGAACTTTACCTGGTAGAGGGAGATTCCGCTGGTGGTTCTGCCAAACAAGGCCGCGACAGGAAATTCCAGGCTGTGCTCCCATTGCGTGGTAAAGTTATTAATACCGAAAAAGCAAAACTTCAGGACATTTTTAAAAATGAAGAAATCAATACGATTATCCATGCCATTGGGGCCGGAGTGGGTTCTGACTTCAATGTAGAAGACATCAACTATGACAAAATTGTCATAATGACAGATGCCGATACCGACGGCGCCCATATCCAGGTGCTGTTGCTGACATTCTTTTACCGATATATGAAGCCGCTGATTGAAGCCGGCAAGGTATTCATTGCTCTGCCGCCGTTATATAAAGTCAGCAAGGGAACAGGCAAAAAAGAAGTGATTGAATATGCCTGGAGCGACGAAGAGTTGAAGGACGCGATGAAGAAAGTCGGCAAAGGCTATATTATCCAGCGTTATAAAGGTCTCGGTGAAATGAACGCCGATCAGCTCTGGGAAACGACCATGGATCCGGAAACACGCACATTGATCCGTGTCCGAATTGATGATGCGGCGAGAGCTGAGCGTAGAGTTACAACACTGATGGGTGACAAAGTAGAACCTCGCCGGAAATGGATTGAATCCAATGTGGCATTCGGACTTGAGGAAGATGGAAACATCCTTGAAAATGAAAATATCTCAGTTACAGAGGAGGTTGCTGGCGAATGA